The following are encoded in a window of Impatiens glandulifera chromosome 5, dImpGla2.1, whole genome shotgun sequence genomic DNA:
- the LOC124939747 gene encoding UDP-glycosyltransferase 73C4-like, producing MSSKPHFVLTPLMCPGHYIPMIDMAKFLAEQNTFVTIILTPLVAQRMKPITDRAINSGLPIQILLLSFPTLEAGLPDGCETIDTVPSMSLFKNLFHALELLQQPYEQLIQNLNPKPNCIIVDKHLAFSAQTADKFNIPRIVFDGMNCFTLVCFHSLHISKVYESVGEDDPFIVPGLPDKIQLTRSQLPGIFNPNPGQISEKELRERIRQGEENAYGVVINSFEELEPKYVKELKKIRGDNVWCIGPLSLCNNNDRDKAERGNISSINENQCLNWLDKQKPSSVIYACLGSLNRLTPPQLIELGLGLDSSTRPFIWVIRGANKPEEVENWIKENKFEERVKDKAIVVRGWAPQVLILSHPAVGAFLTHCGWNSSIEGISSGLPMICWPLFGEQFLNENLIVDVLGIGYRVGTKGVTHIGDEEKYGVTVSRERVADEIRKVMSEDEEGKEMRKRVRELGKMAKMAIGKGGSSYLNLITLVNKLRNC from the exons ATGTCTTCAAAACCCCACTTTGTTTTAACTCCTCTGATGTGCCCCGGCCACTATATCCCCATGATAGACATGGCCAAGTTCCTGGCTGAACAAAACACATTCGTCACCATCATCCTCACTCCTCTCGTCGCTCAAAGAATGAAACCCATTACAGACCGAGCCATAAACTCCGGTCTCCCCATCCAAATCCTCCTCCTATCTTTCCCCACACTCGAAGCCGGTCTTCCCGACGGCTGCGAAACCATCGACACTGTCCCTTCAATgtctttatttaaaaacctcTTCCATGCCCTCGAATTACTCCAACAACCATACGAACAATTAATTCAAAACCTCAATCCAAAACCCAATTGCATAATCGTGGACAAACATCTAGCTTTTTCAGCTCAAACTGCCGATAAATTCAACATACCCAGAATCGTTTTCGACGGTATGAACTGTTTTACGCTTGTTTGTTTTCATTCTTTACACATCTCTAAGGTATACGAATCCGTCGGAGAAGACGACCCTTTCATCGTACCTGGTTTACCTGATAAAATCCAGCTTACCCGCAGCCAATTGCCGGGGATTTTCAATCCAAATCCAGGACAG ATAAGTGAGAAGGAGCTCCGTGAAAGAATCAGACAAGGAGAAGAGAATGCATACGGAGTAGTAATCAACAGTTTCGAAGAATTAGAACCAAAATACGTCAAAGAATTGAAGAAAATCAGAGGAGATAATGTATGGTGCATCGGACCACTTTCACTTTGCAACAACAACGATCGAGACAAAGCAGAAAGAGGCAACATTTCTTCAATAAACGAGAACCAATGCCTAAATTGGCTCGACAAACAAAAACCATCATCGGTCATCTACGCCTGTCTAGGAAGCCTCAACCGCCTCACGCCGCCGCAGCTAATCGAGTTAGGTTTAGGATTAGATTCCTCTACTCGCCCTTTCATCTGGGTCATCAGAGGAGCAAACAAACCAGAAGAAGTTGAAAATTGGATTAAGGAAAACAAATTCGAAGAGAGAGTAAAAGATAAAGCCATTGTCGTACGAGGTTGGGCGCCGCAAGTTCTGATTCTATCCCATCCCGCCGTCGGCGCTTTCTTAACTCATTGTGGCTGGAATTCTAGTATAGAAGGAATATCATCTGGGTTACCCATGATCTGTTGGCCGCTTTTCGGTGAGCAATTTTTGAACGAGAATTTGATTGTGGATGTGTTGGGAATTGGGTATAGGGTTGGAACTAAAGGGGTAACTCATATTGGAGATGAAGAAAAGTATGGAGTCACAGTAAGTAGGGAGAGAGTTGCTGATGAGATCAGGAAGGTAATGAGTGAGGATGAAGAAGGGAAAGAGATGAGGAAAAGGGTAAGAGAATTGGGGAAGATGGCGAAGATGGCGATTGGAAAGGGAGGTTCTTCTTACCTTAATCTGATCACGTTAGTtaacaaattaagaaattgTTAG
- the LOC124938762 gene encoding UDP-glycosyltransferase 73C4-like yields the protein MSSKPHFVLTPLMSPGHYIPMMDMAKLLAEQNTLVTIILTPLVAQRMKPITDRAISSGLPIQILLLSFPTLEAGLPDGCETVDTIPSMSFYKNFLHALELLQHPYEQLLQNLNPKPNCIIVGKQLAFSAQTADKFNIPRIVFDGMNCFTLVCSHSLHLSKIFETLGEDDPFIVPGLPDKIQLTHRQLPGDFNPGQVDVKEIRERIREGEEKAYGVVINSFKELEPKYVKELKKIRGDNVWCIGPLSLCNNDDRDKAVRGNVSSINENQCLNWLDKQKPSSVIYACLGSLNRLTPPQLIELGLGLDLSTHPFIWVIRGANKPEEIENWIKENKFEERVKHKAIVVRGWSPQVLILSHPAVGAFLTHCGWNSSIEGISSGLPMICWPLFGEQFLNEILIVDALGIGFRVGAKGVTHIGDEEKYGVTVSRERVSEEIRKVMNEDEDGKEMRKKARELGKMAKMAIEKGGSSYLNLIMLVNQIKKMLN from the exons ATGTCTTCAAAACCCCACTTTGTTTTAACTCCTCTGATGAGCCCCGGTCACTATATCCCCATGATGGACATGGCCAAGCTCCTGGCCGAACAAAACACACTCGTCACCATCATCCTCACTCCTCTCGTCGCTCAAAGAATGAAACCCATTACAGACCGAGCCATAAGCTCCGGTCTCCCCATCCAAATCCTCCTCCTATCTTTCCCCACACTCGAAGCCGGTCTTCCCGACGGCTGTGAAACCGTCGACACCATCCCTTCAATGTCCTTCTATAAAAACTTCTTGCATGCCCTCGAATTACTTCAACACCCATATGAACAATTACTTCAAAACCTCAATCCCAAACCCAATTGCATAATCGTCGGTAAACAACTCGCTTTTTCAGCTCAAACCGCAGATAAATTCAACATACCCAGAATCGTTTTTGACGGCATGAACTGTTTTACTCTTGTTTGTTCTCATTCTTTACACCTCTCTAAGATATTCGAAACCCTCGGAGAAGACGACCCTTTTATCGTACCTGGTTTACCTGATAAAATCCAGCTCACCCACCGCCAATTGCCGGGGGATTTCAATCCAGGACAg GTAGATGTGAAGGAGATCCGTGAAAGAATCAGAGAAGGGGAAGAGAAAGCATACGGAGTAGTAATCAACAGTTTCAAAGAATTAGAACCAAAATACGTCAAAGAATTGAAGAAAATCAGAGGAGATAATGTATGGTGCATCGGACCACTCTCACTTTGCAACAACGACGATCGAGACAAAGCAGTTAGAGGCAACGTTTCTTCAATAAACGAGAACCAATGCCTAAATTGGCTCGACAAACAAAAACCATCATCGGTCATCTACGCCTGTCTAGGAAGCCTCAACCGCCTCACGCCGCCGCAGCTAATCGAGTTAGGTTTAGGATTAGATTTATCAACTCACCCTTTCATCTGGGTCATCAGAGGAGCAAACAAACCAGAAGAAATTGAAAACTGGATTAAGGAAAACAAATTCGAAGAGAGAGTAAAACATAAAGCCATTGTCGTACGAGGTTGGTCGCCGCAAGTTCTTATTCTGTCCCATCCCGCCGTCGGCGCATTCTTGACTCATTGCGGGTGGAATTCTAGTATAGAAGGAATATCATCTGGGCTACCCATGATATGTTGGCCGCTTTTTGGTGAGCAATTTTTGAACGAGATTTTGATTGTGGATGCGTTGGGAATCGGGTTTAGGGTTGGAGCTAAAGGGGTAACTCATATTGGAGACGAAGAGAAGTATGGAGTGACTGTAAGTAGAGAGAGAGTTAGTGAAGAGATTAGGAAGGTAATGAATGAGGATGAAGATGGGAAAGAGATGAGGAAAAAGGCAAGAGAATTGGGGAAGATGGCTAAGATGGCGATTGAAAAGGGAGGTTCTTCTTACcttaatttgataatgttaGTTAACCAGATTAAGAAAATGTTAAATTGA